The following proteins are encoded in a genomic region of Micropterus dolomieu isolate WLL.071019.BEF.003 ecotype Adirondacks linkage group LG04, ASM2129224v1, whole genome shotgun sequence:
- the LOC123969608 gene encoding collagen alpha-1(XI) chain-like: MTHLRNYRLRFHTAFSYSGSDSVPVHVVQLTFLQLLSATAKQTFTYHCLNSAAWLHAATISHEHALRFRGVNGEELTHENTHYISALYDGCQARSGQERTVLEFDAPLSNTLPIIDVSVPDFGKGNQKFGFQVGPVCYNG, translated from the exons ATGACTCACT tacgtaactaccGGCTCCGCTTCCACACAGCA TTTTCCTACTCAGGGTCAGACAGCGTTCCGGTCCACGTGGTCCAGTTGACATTCCTGCAGCTGCTCAGTGCGACAGCCAAGCAAACCTTCACCTACCACTGCCTCAACTCCGCCGCCTGGCTGCACGCCGCCACAATCAGCCACGAACACGCATTGCGCTTCAGAGGCGTCAACGGGGAGGAGCTGACACATGAGAACACACATTACATCAGTGCACTGTACGACGGGTGTCAG GCTCGCTCGGGGCAAGAGAGGACAGTGTTGGAATTTGACGCTCCGCTGTCTAACACGCTCCCCATCATTGACGTGTCTGTGCCAGATTTTGGGAAAGGAAACCAGAAATTTGGTTTCCAGGTTGGCCCGGTCTGCTACAATGGTTAA